From a single Silene latifolia isolate original U9 population chromosome 6, ASM4854445v1, whole genome shotgun sequence genomic region:
- the LOC141587988 gene encoding uncharacterized protein LOC141587988, whose protein sequence is MTNGEGPSSKIDASSLYYLGPQDRPGDFITPIRLTINNFDDWVHDVSVALKSRRKFVFVNGTINEPKPPCTADDWETIHAMLVSWLSHTISPEVRALLPKYKDAKRLWDDLHDRFGVVDGSRIQQLKAALRDCRQTVEMTVAVYYGTLCQLWDYLDTHEPIITCDCCSNCTSGKQYTARRESDRLHQFLLGLLPSKYSSLRSVILAQVPLPTVARAFNMISQEERVRGIDQAKEPVTEVSTFNVKPRFDARQPPKEPSQMT, encoded by the coding sequence ATGACCAACGGCGAGGGTCCGAGTTCCAAAATCGATGCCTCTTCCCTATACTATCTCGGTCCTCAAGACCGACCTGGTGATTTCATTACTCCAATCCGACTTACCATAAATAACTTTGATGATTGGGTACACGACGTGAGTGTAGCCCTCAAGTCTCGTCGAAAGTTCGTCTTCGTTAATGGTACCATTAACGAACCCAAGCCCCCATGTACGGCGGATGATTGGGAAACTATTCATGCCATGCTTGTATCGTGGCTGTCTCATACTATTTCTCCTGAGGTACGTGCTCTTCTTCCGAAATACAAAGATGCCAAACGCTTATGGGACGATCTCCATGACCGATTTGGTGTCGTTGATGGGTCTCGCATCCAACAGCTAAAGGCTGCCCTTCGTGACTGCCGACAGACCGTGGAGATGACGGTGGCCGTGTATTATGGTACTCTCTGTCAATTATGGGATTATTTAGACACACACGAACCGATTATTACCTGTGATTGTTGTTCGAACTGCACCAGTGGTAAGCAATACACGGCTCGTCGCGAGTCTGATCGCCTCCATCAATTTCTTCTTGGTCTTTTACCAAGTAAATATTCCTCTCTTCGTTCTGTTATCCTAGCTCAAGTACCTTTGCCAACAGTAGCTAGGGCTTTTAACATGATTTCACAGGAAGAAAGAGTACGGGGTATTGATCAAGCAAAGGAACCCGTTACTGAAGTCTCGACCTTTAACGTTAAACCGCGGTTCGATGCTCGACAGCCGCCTAAAGAACCGTCCCAAATGACATGA